The Alphaproteobacteria bacterium SS10 genome includes a region encoding these proteins:
- a CDS encoding type II secretion system F family protein, with product MIEFFSEFIESGEIWTWAAAAGAMISVIYAGLPLLDRADQRERVKAVVVERRRNLAATQRQEMEANAALIRRNASQSLAELFQIERYAGLASAREKLAAAGYRSPRAALIYMTARLAAPAIMAVLAFIYTTGFDISNTERMGIIVATAVFGFFLPLLFVINAAQKRKDEVANNFPDALDLMLVCVEGGLSVEAAIDRVAHEIEEQSTVLGEELGLLSAELALLGDRSGAFKNFATRISEPSARTFANTLIQAEKYGTSLGRALRTLAGDLRDQRMSKAERIAAALPAKLTVPMILFFLPGLFVTILGPAIIKVMQTF from the coding sequence ATGATTGAGTTCTTTTCAGAGTTCATTGAGAGCGGCGAGATCTGGACCTGGGCCGCCGCTGCCGGGGCCATGATCTCGGTTATCTATGCTGGCCTCCCCTTGCTGGACCGTGCTGATCAGCGCGAGCGGGTAAAGGCCGTGGTGGTTGAGCGGCGACGCAACCTTGCTGCCACCCAGCGGCAGGAGATGGAGGCAAATGCCGCCCTGATCCGCCGCAACGCCTCGCAGAGCCTGGCTGAGCTGTTTCAGATCGAACGCTATGCCGGTCTTGCAAGCGCGCGAGAGAAGCTCGCCGCCGCTGGTTATCGCAGTCCGCGTGCAGCGCTGATTTACATGACGGCCCGGTTGGCGGCCCCGGCAATCATGGCGGTCCTGGCCTTCATCTACACCACTGGCTTTGACATCTCGAACACCGAGCGGATGGGGATCATTGTCGCTACCGCTGTATTCGGCTTCTTCCTGCCATTGCTGTTCGTGATTAACGCCGCGCAGAAACGGAAGGATGAGGTCGCCAACAACTTCCCCGACGCCCTCGATCTGATGCTGGTCTGTGTTGAAGGTGGGCTCAGTGTTGAGGCCGCCATCGACCGTGTTGCCCATGAGATTGAGGAGCAATCCACCGTGTTGGGGGAGGAGCTGGGCTTGTTAAGTGCTGAGCTTGCCCTGCTGGGGGATCGCTCTGGCGCGTTTAAGAACTTCGCCACTAGGATCAGCGAACCCTCGGCCCGCACCTTCGCCAATACCCTGATCCAGGCTGAGAAATACGGTACATCGCTTGGCCGCGCGCTACGGACACTCGCCGGTGACCTACGTGATCAGCGCATGTCGAAGGCTGAGCGGATCGCTGCCGCCTTGCCCGCCAAGCTCACCGTACCAATGATCCTGTTCTTCCTGCCCGGCCTGTTCGTCACCATCCTGGGCCCCGCCATCATCAAGGTGATGCAGACCTTCTAG
- a CDS encoding type II secretion system F family protein yields MTEQQWQLITAFFERYREIIALSAALIAIGGTGAGIWFARYWHLRNRINNVVKAAGQSRQVGAARTNDLSSIEKRLRSAEKKKDEKEQAARSVEDRIAEAGLPIDVKQFWQIAAGLALGAAAVGYAAQQNLQLALTLSITAGLGVPFMVLTILGRRRMRQFLSSLPDALDVMVRGLKAGLPVNEALAMIGREFKGPIATEFAIVTDEQAAGFSLADALERCAKRMPLQEMHMLAIALAIQSQTGGSLSETLQNLADVIRARFKLKRKVQAMTSEAKASAGIIGSLPFFLSGAIITVAPEYMNPMWDTKIGNLLVAGAIFWMIIGIGVMAKMIHFKV; encoded by the coding sequence ATGACAGAACAGCAATGGCAACTGATCACCGCCTTCTTTGAACGGTACCGTGAAATCATTGCCTTATCCGCCGCCTTGATCGCCATCGGTGGCACCGGTGCTGGCATCTGGTTCGCCCGCTATTGGCATCTGCGCAATCGCATCAATAATGTGGTTAAGGCAGCCGGGCAAAGCCGCCAGGTCGGTGCGGCGCGCACCAATGACCTGTCCAGCATCGAAAAGCGCCTGCGCTCCGCTGAGAAGAAGAAGGATGAGAAAGAACAGGCGGCACGGTCGGTTGAAGACCGGATCGCCGAGGCTGGTCTGCCGATTGACGTCAAACAGTTTTGGCAGATTGCGGCTGGCCTTGCACTGGGAGCGGCGGCCGTTGGCTATGCCGCGCAACAGAACCTTCAACTTGCCCTAACCCTGTCTATTACCGCGGGTCTTGGCGTGCCGTTCATGGTGTTGACCATCCTGGGGCGGCGCCGGATGCGGCAGTTCCTATCCTCTCTCCCTGATGCCCTTGATGTGATGGTTCGGGGTTTGAAGGCGGGTCTGCCAGTTAACGAGGCGCTCGCCATGATTGGCCGCGAGTTTAAGGGGCCCATTGCGACCGAGTTTGCAATCGTGACGGATGAACAGGCGGCCGGTTTCTCCCTTGCTGATGCGTTGGAGCGGTGTGCCAAGCGTATGCCGCTGCAAGAGATGCATATGCTGGCCATCGCGCTTGCGATCCAGTCCCAAACGGGTGGTTCCTTGTCCGAAACACTACAGAATTTGGCGGATGTGATACGTGCGCGTTTTAAGTTGAAACGTAAGGTCCAGGCAATGACCAGTGAGGCTAAGGCCTCGGCCGGTATCATCGGCTCGCTGCCATTCTTCCTATCCGGTGCCATCATCACCGTGGCACCGGAATACATGAACCCGATGTGGGACACCAAAATCGGCAACCTGCTGGTCGCCGGTGCCATCTTCTGGATGATCATTGGCATCGGGGTCATGGCTAAGATGATCCATTTCAAGGTTTAG
- a CDS encoding glutathione S-transferase family protein codes for MDRFTIFGDRRSGNCLKVLYTARHLDLSYDWEEIDIMAGESRDEAFLAINPWGQIPAVRFSDGRVLTQSNAITLHLAEGSALIPSEAFARAQIHEWMFWEQYSHEPAIAVRRFMKIYANKADDEIEPKLLDRGYAALDHMEASLSKRDWLVGGSISLADIALVAYTQYAGDGGFDLGRYPGISRWIARTGSVIDLSATP; via the coding sequence ATGGATCGCTTCACGATCTTTGGCGACCGCCGATCCGGCAACTGCCTTAAAGTTCTCTATACCGCCCGACATTTGGATCTCAGCTATGACTGGGAAGAGATCGATATCATGGCCGGTGAGAGCCGGGATGAGGCCTTCCTTGCCATAAACCCATGGGGTCAGATACCGGCGGTGCGGTTCAGCGATGGCCGCGTATTAACCCAATCTAACGCCATCACCCTGCATCTGGCTGAGGGTTCTGCGCTGATCCCAAGCGAGGCTTTCGCCCGCGCCCAGATACATGAGTGGATGTTTTGGGAACAATACAGCCACGAACCTGCCATCGCGGTCCGACGGTTCATGAAGATCTATGCCAACAAGGCTGATGATGAGATTGAGCCAAAACTTCTGGATCGGGGCTATGCCGCCCTCGACCATATGGAAGCGAGCTTGAGCAAACGTGATTGGCTGGTTGGCGGTTCAATCTCACTCGCTGATATCGCGCTGGTGGCCTACACCCAATATGCAGGCGATGGCGGGTTCGACCTTGGCCGTTATCCGGGCATCAGTCGTTGGATTGCGCGCACTGGCAGCGTGATTGATCTCAGCGCCACGCCTTAA
- a CDS encoding HAD-IB family phosphatase: MARQLAVFDLDNTLTKGDTLVPWLVGIAGRLRFARALRQASWARFTAPKGADRRTVFKEALQIPCLSGVPVDYAVSMAQRVAPRLRWKQLAPNALNKHKQDDVTVLVATGAARLAAEHFVAHRFGSDITVIGTELAVDGKGNLTGRLDGGNCVRQEKKRQVEAWIAKQGPFDEIWGYGNKPHDLPMLELVDHATIV, encoded by the coding sequence ATGGCGCGCCAATTGGCGGTTTTTGATCTCGATAACACGCTAACCAAGGGCGATACGCTGGTGCCCTGGTTGGTTGGTATTGCCGGGCGCCTTCGTTTTGCGCGAGCTTTGCGCCAGGCAAGCTGGGCACGTTTTACTGCCCCTAAGGGCGCCGATCGCCGAACCGTGTTTAAAGAAGCGCTCCAAATCCCCTGCCTGTCTGGCGTACCGGTTGATTACGCAGTTTCGATGGCCCAACGGGTAGCGCCGAGGCTGCGCTGGAAGCAGCTGGCGCCGAACGCGCTCAATAAGCACAAGCAGGATGATGTAACCGTCCTCGTTGCAACGGGTGCCGCCCGTTTGGCGGCCGAGCACTTCGTTGCCCATCGCTTTGGATCAGATATCACCGTGATTGGAACGGAATTAGCCGTTGATGGTAAAGGCAACCTGACGGGGCGGCTTGATGGTGGTAACTGTGTCCGCCAAGAAAAGAAGCGGCAGGTTGAGGCATGGATTGCCAAACAGGGCCCCTTTGATGAGATTTGGGGCTATGGCAATAAACCCCATGATTTGCCGATGTTGGAGTTGGTGGATCACGCCACCATTGTTTAA
- the tadA gene encoding Flp pilus assembly complex ATPase component TadA, translating to MPAVQAREEPTGFARQPAPQPTQAPQPRPTATAPKPANDRPPASKGTGDFQPSRAPDLSERYIAARDIVFEDIRQGVDVTSLVRLDRERARQDIETAVETIINFRRLDLTASEQFSLSREVCDDILGYGPLEPLLARDDIADIMVNGPETVYIETEGKISQAPIRFRDNQHLINICQKIVSAVGRRIDESSPICDARLPDGSRVNAIIPPLAVDGATLTIRKFKQEKLTLEKLMEYGSVDQAAATVLRVAAASRCNILISGGTGSGKTTMLNCLTGYISHGERVITCEDACELQLQQPHVVRLETRPPNLEGEGEVLMRDLVKNCLRMRPDRIIVGEVRGPEAFDLLQAMNTGHDGSMGTIHANNPREGLSRVENMIAMGNISIPPAAIREQIAAAINVVVQCQRLRDGSRRVTHITEVAGMEGDVVTLQDLVRFEVTGEDRDGNLVGRHVATGLRPKFWEKARYYGLHGELLEALEAAH from the coding sequence ATGCCAGCCGTGCAGGCACGGGAAGAGCCAACAGGGTTCGCGCGCCAACCAGCGCCACAGCCGACCCAAGCACCACAACCCCGCCCGACCGCCACGGCGCCGAAGCCGGCCAATGATCGCCCGCCAGCCTCAAAAGGGACGGGCGACTTCCAACCAAGCCGGGCACCGGACCTGTCTGAGCGTTACATTGCTGCCCGGGACATCGTCTTTGAGGACATTCGGCAGGGTGTTGATGTCACCAGCCTTGTGCGTTTGGATCGTGAGCGGGCGCGCCAGGATATCGAGACGGCGGTTGAGACCATCATCAACTTCCGCCGCCTCGACCTAACAGCGTCAGAGCAGTTCAGCCTGAGCCGAGAAGTCTGTGACGATATCCTCGGCTATGGCCCGCTTGAGCCGTTGCTGGCCCGTGACGATATCGCGGACATCATGGTGAACGGCCCTGAGACGGTCTACATCGAGACCGAGGGTAAGATCAGCCAGGCGCCGATCCGGTTTCGCGATAACCAGCACCTCATCAATATCTGTCAGAAGATCGTCTCGGCCGTTGGTCGACGGATTGATGAGAGCAGCCCGATCTGTGACGCCCGCTTACCCGATGGCAGCCGGGTTAACGCGATCATCCCACCGCTCGCCGTTGATGGCGCCACCCTCACCATTCGTAAGTTTAAGCAAGAGAAGCTGACGCTTGAGAAGTTGATGGAGTACGGCTCTGTCGACCAGGCAGCGGCCACCGTACTGCGTGTCGCCGCCGCCAGCCGGTGCAACATTCTAATCTCTGGCGGTACCGGTTCGGGCAAGACGACGATGCTCAACTGCCTGACCGGCTACATCAGCCATGGCGAGCGCGTTATCACCTGCGAGGATGCCTGCGAGCTTCAGCTACAGCAGCCGCATGTGGTGCGCCTGGAGACCCGGCCCCCGAACCTTGAGGGCGAGGGCGAGGTCTTGATGCGGGATCTCGTTAAAAACTGCCTACGGATGCGGCCTGATCGGATCATCGTGGGTGAGGTCCGTGGACCCGAGGCGTTTGACCTGCTTCAGGCGATGAATACGGGCCATGACGGTTCAATGGGCACAATTCACGCCAACAACCCGCGGGAGGGGTTGAGCCGGGTCGAGAACATGATTGCCATGGGCAATATCTCTATCCCACCTGCGGCCATTCGTGAGCAGATTGCCGCCGCCATCAATGTGGTGGTGCAGTGTCAGCGACTGCGCGACGGGTCGCGCCGGGTCACCCACATCACCGAGGTCGCGGGCATGGAGGGTGATGTGGTCACCCTGCAGGATTTAGTGCGGTTTGAGGTGACCGGCGAGGACCGGGACGGCAACCTCGTCGGCCGTCATGTTGCAACCGGCCTGCGGCCAAAGTTCTGGGAGAAAGCCCGGTATTACGGCCTGCATGGTGAACTGCTGGAGGCACTGGAAGCGGCCCATTAA
- a CDS encoding MFS transporter yields MPQGLKAYLHFIASHPSLLVFGMAMTFCSSFGQTFFISLFNEPLREAFSLSHGEFGAIYLAATCLSAATIIWAGLKVDDVELRRYTTIVLLGYTVAAVLMATAIHPIMLFIALFGLRLTGQGLFGHIATVTMARYLGPNRGKGLSVSALGMPLGEAFWPPAITLLLVSAGLHWRASWLMIAGFLVLIILPAIWLLLRGQGQRDAALAAERAEQPSEGKRIKQSELIRDGRFIGIMPYILAPPFILTGIFFHQQALATDRGWPLAEMAAFFSLYAVGSLSASLTIGPIVDKLSATKLVPITCIPLALGMTIFASTDAKLGGALLFLLAGISTGTAIPILNAMWAEVYGLADLGAVRALVSALMVLSTAIAPPIFGIALDYGYGGSAIVGGALAYLAGAYLLMLTQYPRLKAGAATRAASA; encoded by the coding sequence ATGCCCCAGGGCCTGAAAGCCTACCTTCACTTTATCGCCAGCCACCCATCCTTGCTGGTTTTTGGGATGGCGATGACCTTCTGCTCCAGCTTTGGACAAACCTTCTTCATCAGCCTGTTCAATGAGCCCCTGCGCGAGGCGTTCAGTTTAAGCCATGGTGAGTTCGGCGCCATCTATCTCGCCGCCACCTGCCTAAGCGCCGCAACGATTATCTGGGCCGGATTGAAGGTCGATGATGTTGAGCTGCGCCGCTACACGACCATTGTCCTGCTGGGCTACACCGTGGCGGCGGTTTTGATGGCGACAGCGATCCATCCGATCATGCTGTTTATCGCCCTGTTCGGCCTTAGGCTGACTGGTCAGGGGCTGTTTGGGCATATCGCGACCGTGACCATGGCCCGTTATCTGGGCCCCAATCGCGGTAAGGGCCTCAGCGTTAGCGCCCTTGGCATGCCATTGGGGGAGGCATTTTGGCCGCCTGCCATCACGCTGCTACTGGTTAGTGCTGGCCTACATTGGCGTGCCAGCTGGTTGATGATCGCCGGATTTCTTGTGCTGATCATCCTGCCGGCAATCTGGCTGTTACTGCGGGGCCAGGGGCAACGTGATGCCGCCCTTGCCGCTGAACGCGCCGAGCAACCGAGTGAGGGCAAACGGATCAAGCAGAGCGAACTGATCCGTGATGGTCGGTTCATTGGCATCATGCCCTATATCCTGGCGCCACCCTTTATCCTGACCGGCATCTTCTTTCACCAACAGGCCCTGGCCACCGATCGCGGCTGGCCTCTCGCTGAGATGGCGGCCTTCTTTTCCCTCTACGCTGTGGGCTCCCTCAGCGCCTCACTCACCATTGGACCGATTGTCGATAAGCTTTCAGCCACCAAACTGGTGCCGATCACCTGCATCCCCTTGGCCCTGGGCATGACCATCTTTGCCAGTACGGATGCGAAGCTGGGCGGTGCCCTACTCTTCCTTTTGGCGGGCATCTCAACCGGGACGGCGATCCCGATCCTGAATGCCATGTGGGCAGAGGTTTACGGCCTTGCCGATTTGGGGGCCGTGCGGGCACTGGTCTCTGCCTTGATGGTGCTATCAACGGCAATTGCGCCGCCGATCTTTGGCATAGCTCTGGATTATGGCTATGGCGGCAGCGCGATTGTCGGCGGTGCCCTTGCCTATCTGGCCGGTGCTTACCTGCTAATGCTGACCCAATACCCAAGACTGAAGGCAGGTGCGGCCACCAGGGCTGCGAGTGCTTAA
- the lpxK gene encoding tetraacyldisaccharide 4'-kinase produces MTTPSFWYAPPGLLSTCLAPLGWMYASVTAHRLKRPAQRLSVPVICVGNLTAGGGGKTPLARFVYGRAKALTPDATPHFLSRGYGGTLPGPVQVNTERHTADQVGDEPLLLAENGPCWVAKDRHAGAQAAIDAGASLIIQDDGMQSPVPPKDRTLLTVKGHRGFGNGQAIPAGPLRESMAKGIARADALISVGEPEHSSLLGLQLMVGQYQADPDAIARLQEGRWVSLAGIADPASFANLLTSQGVDIVDRIELADHAPLSDADMTAYAKRASEQNAKLVVTEKDWVRLSPEWRAQVKHLPISLVFDDEACLDHLLKPLLSPAMEAQHGT; encoded by the coding sequence CTGACCACCCCATCCTTCTGGTACGCACCACCTGGCCTGCTAAGCACCTGCCTGGCCCCTTTGGGTTGGATGTATGCCAGCGTGACCGCACATCGACTGAAGCGCCCAGCACAGCGCCTAAGCGTCCCGGTTATCTGCGTTGGTAACCTAACCGCCGGTGGCGGTGGGAAAACGCCCCTCGCACGTTTTGTGTATGGGCGGGCTAAGGCGTTGACGCCTGATGCGACGCCCCATTTCCTAAGCCGAGGCTATGGCGGCACCCTTCCCGGTCCAGTCCAGGTCAATACCGAGCGGCATACCGCCGATCAGGTGGGCGATGAACCACTACTGCTCGCAGAGAACGGCCCTTGTTGGGTCGCAAAGGACCGTCATGCCGGCGCGCAAGCGGCAATTGACGCAGGTGCCTCACTGATCATTCAAGATGACGGCATGCAAAGCCCAGTGCCGCCAAAGGATCGCACCCTGCTGACCGTAAAAGGCCATCGTGGTTTTGGAAATGGCCAGGCCATCCCGGCGGGCCCGCTGCGTGAGAGTATGGCGAAGGGTATAGCCCGAGCCGATGCCTTAATCTCAGTTGGTGAGCCGGAGCATTCAAGCTTACTTGGTCTGCAGCTGATGGTTGGCCAGTATCAGGCCGATCCTGACGCCATCGCTCGACTTCAAGAGGGACGCTGGGTCAGCCTTGCTGGCATCGCTGACCCGGCGAGCTTTGCCAACCTACTTACGAGCCAAGGTGTCGATATTGTTGATCGGATCGAATTGGCAGATCACGCGCCACTCTCCGATGCCGATATGACGGCCTATGCCAAGCGCGCTAGCGAACAAAATGCCAAGCTGGTGGTGACCGAGAAGGATTGGGTACGCCTAAGCCCCGAATGGCGGGCACAGGTTAAGCATCTACCAATCTCTTTGGTTTTTGATGATGAGGCCTGCCTCGATCACCTGCTGAAGCCCCTACTATCTCCAGCGATGGAGGCTCAGCATGGCACGTGA
- a CDS encoding TerD family protein — MVVSVSRGDQIDLADADPELNDLLVGLGWDASDEKGQEIDLDASIFMLGPGNRVRSSADIIFYNQMESECGSITLSQDNRTGVGDGDDEFLNVNLSMIPEDVQKLAIAVSIYEAEEREQNFGMVSASFVRLVNTQTNKEIARYDLREESSTETAFVFGEILRSGENKWSFRALGRGFSGELRFLCDLFGVTVED, encoded by the coding sequence ATGGTTGTTTCGGTAAGCCGCGGCGATCAAATTGATTTGGCAGATGCCGATCCCGAACTGAATGACCTGCTGGTTGGTCTCGGTTGGGATGCGAGTGATGAGAAGGGGCAAGAGATCGATCTCGATGCCTCAATCTTCATGCTTGGGCCGGGCAACCGCGTGCGTTCCAGCGCCGACATCATCTTCTACAATCAGATGGAATCAGAATGCGGTTCTATCACCTTGTCCCAGGATAACCGGACAGGTGTGGGTGATGGGGATGATGAGTTCCTGAACGTGAACCTCTCCATGATCCCGGAAGATGTGCAAAAGCTCGCCATCGCGGTCTCAATCTATGAGGCTGAAGAGCGGGAACAGAATTTTGGGATGGTCAGCGCCTCATTCGTGCGCCTTGTTAACACCCAGACCAACAAAGAAATCGCGCGCTATGACCTGCGTGAGGAGTCATCCACCGAGACGGCCTTTGTGTTTGGAGAGATCCTGCGCAGCGGCGAGAATAAGTGGTCCTTCCGCGCCCTCGGTCGCGGCTTTAGCGGTGAGCTACGCTTCCTCTGTGACCTTTTCGGTGTCACCGTCGAGGACTGA
- a CDS encoding lauroyl acyltransferase produces the protein MARDGRRPVTPVERWVTYPLQAIPVYLLFGFFWLLPTDWASALGSWLGRKIGPRLGVTKRARRNLTRMMPEIEEAEREAIILGMWDNLGRTVAEYPHLKRIWDQAERRIERVGFEHLNKITENATQCVMVSGHLANWEVAQVGARRYGIELGFIYRRLNNIYVNPLLLWLRRHASRIFFFKGAEGGRQALAHLKKGGNLALLIDQKLNEGIPVPFFGVPAMTAPAVASFTFKFETALLMIRTERLEGCRFRVTVMPPIEPEVTGDRQHDTLVLMTELNAQLEEWIKERPEQWLWLHNRWPAEAFTEPKASVLDGDTEKVTEEA, from the coding sequence ATGGCACGTGATGGCAGACGCCCTGTAACACCAGTTGAGCGGTGGGTGACCTACCCCCTGCAGGCAATTCCTGTTTATCTGCTGTTCGGCTTTTTCTGGTTATTGCCGACCGATTGGGCGTCTGCCCTTGGCAGTTGGCTGGGACGAAAGATTGGACCACGCCTGGGCGTCACCAAACGCGCACGTCGCAACCTGACACGCATGATGCCAGAGATTGAGGAGGCCGAGCGCGAGGCCATCATCCTCGGAATGTGGGATAATCTAGGCCGCACGGTTGCCGAATACCCGCATCTGAAACGCATCTGGGATCAGGCTGAAAGGCGGATCGAGCGGGTTGGTTTTGAGCATCTGAACAAGATTACTGAGAACGCAACCCAATGCGTCATGGTCTCTGGCCACCTAGCGAATTGGGAGGTGGCCCAGGTTGGGGCACGGCGCTACGGCATCGAACTCGGCTTCATCTATCGACGCCTCAACAACATCTACGTGAACCCGCTGCTACTGTGGCTACGTCGTCATGCCAGCCGCATCTTCTTCTTCAAAGGCGCAGAGGGCGGCAGGCAGGCCCTGGCCCATTTGAAGAAGGGCGGCAATCTCGCCCTGCTGATCGATCAGAAGCTGAATGAGGGCATCCCCGTACCCTTCTTTGGCGTGCCGGCGATGACCGCACCAGCGGTTGCCAGCTTCACCTTCAAGTTTGAGACCGCCCTGCTAATGATCCGGACTGAGCGGCTAGAGGGTTGCCGGTTTCGGGTAACCGTCATGCCACCGATTGAGCCAGAGGTCACCGGTGACCGGCAACACGACACGCTGGTCCTGATGACCGAGCTGAACGCACAGCTGGAAGAGTGGATTAAGGAGCGGCCAGAACAGTGGCTGTGGCTTCACAACCGCTGGCCCGCCGAGGCGTTTACGGAGCCGAAGGCATCAGTCCTCGACGGTGACACCGAAAAGGTCACAGAGGAAGCGTAG
- a CDS encoding calcium/sodium antiporter has protein sequence MPDSISLSFADLLFLSAGAIGLGIYLLVKGGGAVVDGSIYIAKQFGIPPMVVGFTIVAFGTSLPELLVSVNANLKGFGGIAIGNVVGSNIANILLILGVTAVLAPLTVKRSEVTRDIVVMLLATAVLVIAMFTGLITRLQGGLMLAALIGYVIYQYVEAQKNKLPPPEEVDEADFPNMRACMMALFLGLVGVSLGSEMLVRGTIVSANAIGVPESVVALTVVAFGTSLPELATCIVAIRKKELDLVFGNIVGSNVFNVLSIIGITSLVAPIAVDPHLLGLSLYVMVGTTVAFSVWVLVTQHLPRLLGIVMLLGYLSFIGAEYYTTAVQPAVGG, from the coding sequence ATGCCCGATAGTATCTCTCTCAGCTTTGCCGATCTGTTGTTCTTGTCGGCAGGGGCGATTGGTTTAGGGATCTACCTGTTGGTTAAGGGCGGTGGTGCCGTTGTCGATGGCTCAATCTACATCGCAAAGCAGTTTGGCATTCCGCCGATGGTGGTGGGTTTCACCATCGTTGCCTTCGGGACGTCGCTGCCTGAACTGCTGGTCTCGGTAAACGCGAATTTGAAGGGGTTTGGCGGCATTGCTATCGGTAATGTGGTCGGCTCAAACATCGCCAATATCTTGCTTATCCTGGGCGTAACCGCCGTTTTGGCCCCCCTGACCGTTAAGCGGAGTGAGGTCACACGGGACATCGTGGTCATGCTGCTGGCAACGGCGGTGCTGGTCATTGCGATGTTTACTGGCCTAATCACCCGACTGCAGGGCGGGCTGATGCTGGCCGCTCTGATCGGCTATGTGATCTATCAGTATGTTGAGGCCCAGAAGAATAAGCTGCCGCCACCGGAAGAGGTGGATGAGGCGGATTTCCCCAATATGCGCGCCTGTATGATGGCGCTGTTCCTCGGTTTGGTTGGGGTCAGCCTGGGCTCCGAGATGCTGGTGCGCGGTACCATTGTCTCCGCAAACGCGATTGGCGTACCTGAATCTGTGGTTGCCCTGACCGTCGTCGCGTTCGGTACGTCCCTGCCGGAATTGGCGACCTGTATCGTTGCGATCCGTAAGAAAGAGCTGGACCTGGTTTTCGGCAACATCGTTGGCTCCAACGTCTTCAACGTCCTCTCCATCATCGGCATTACCTCGCTGGTCGCGCCTATTGCCGTTGATCCACACCTGCTCGGTCTGAGCCTCTATGTGATGGTCGGCACCACTGTCGCCTTCTCGGTCTGGGTGTTGGTGACCCAACATCTACCGCGCCTGTTAGGCATCGTGATGCTCCTCGGATATCTGAGCTTTATCGGGGCTGAGTACTACACAACCGCAGTCCAACCGGCGGTTGGTGGTTAG
- a CDS encoding pilus assembly protein N-terminal domain-containing protein has translation MTLLLLLAGPVHAQSLQDPSTGAEPASLVAPTGFGDDDLTGTRLLEEEVEEEQPEVIRRILRLGPAQARIVELPRPAGAVIVAAPDTVSAVLDSPQRLLLIPRQLSATSLTVLDDLDRPMLEAQVIISGRNNRSLRVTRGCPTGSRCPESTVEFCAGDCITLPLLATAPANPSINGTEPNAAANSE, from the coding sequence TTGACCTTACTTCTACTGCTTGCTGGTCCCGTGCATGCACAATCGCTGCAGGACCCGTCCACGGGCGCAGAGCCCGCAAGCCTGGTCGCACCCACCGGCTTTGGCGATGATGACCTAACCGGCACCCGGTTACTGGAAGAAGAAGTAGAGGAAGAGCAGCCCGAGGTTATTCGGCGTATCCTTCGCCTCGGCCCCGCACAGGCCCGGATTGTTGAGCTACCCCGGCCAGCAGGTGCCGTGATCGTTGCCGCCCCTGACACGGTCAGTGCGGTGCTCGATAGCCCACAGCGGTTGCTGCTGATCCCACGCCAGCTCTCTGCGACCTCCCTCACCGTGCTTGATGACCTGGATCGCCCGATGCTCGAGGCACAGGTGATCATCTCTGGTCGGAATAACCGAAGCCTACGGGTCACCCGGGGCTGCCCAACCGGTAGCCGCTGCCCGGAATCCACCGTTGAGTTCTGTGCCGGTGATTGCATCACCCTGCCATTGCTGGCGACCGCGCCAGCCAACCCCAGCATCAACGGCACTGAACCCAACGCTGCCGCGAACAGCGAGTAA